A single window of Jiangella alkaliphila DNA harbors:
- a CDS encoding putative glycolipid-binding domain-containing protein: MMTGDMELMWSALAWPATEHLVLRVDGDGVRADGVIVALDGRPTRLAYAIEAGPDWTVRRLTLAPYGEPGLVLDRRADGRWFDGDGAGRADLAGCVDVDIALTPFTNTLPIRRLGLGVGVAADVRLVYVQVDQGLTADAVDQRYERLGPDVYRYSSGDFTADLTVDGDGLVTDYPDLWRRLA; this comes from the coding sequence ATGATGACCGGTGACATGGAGCTGATGTGGTCGGCGCTGGCCTGGCCGGCCACCGAGCATCTGGTGCTGCGGGTGGACGGCGACGGCGTGCGCGCCGACGGGGTCATCGTCGCGCTGGACGGACGGCCGACGCGGCTGGCGTACGCCATCGAGGCCGGGCCGGACTGGACGGTGCGCCGGCTGACGCTGGCGCCGTACGGCGAGCCCGGCCTGGTTCTCGACCGGCGCGCCGACGGCCGCTGGTTCGACGGCGACGGCGCCGGGCGGGCCGACCTCGCCGGGTGCGTCGATGTCGACATCGCGCTGACCCCGTTCACCAACACGCTGCCGATCCGCCGGCTGGGCCTGGGCGTCGGCGTGGCGGCCGACGTACGGCTCGTCTACGTGCAGGTCGACCAAGGCCTGACCGCGGACGCGGTGGACCAGCGGTACGAGCGGCTGGGCCCGGACGTCTACCGGTACTCCTCCGGCGACTTCACCGCCGACCTGACGGTGGACGGCGACGGGCTGGTCACCGACTACCCGGACCTGTGGCGGCGGCTGGCCTGA
- a CDS encoding ATP-binding protein, producing the protein MRFGVLGPLEVTTADGAVVRVPEAKVRLLLAVLLAHRGRTVSADRLVDALWGDTPPARPLGALQTKVSLLRRAVGTELVTYRPAGYQVHASTDDVDAGRFTALVGRARAHDDAGARSALLREALELWRGAAFADVEDAGALAPAIRQLEELRLVTVEEWAEARLEVAGDGGGPAAYGALAGELVRWVGAEPLRERLRAAHVRALYGAGRQGDALASLADLRERLADELGVDPSPDLERLHAAVLAQDPALSGAQPRRDAEPAGNLPAPLTPLVGRATAIDDAARQLAAYRLVTLTGPGGVGKTRLGIEVAARTSTPRDGAWLVELAGLRPGADEQTVAESIAGVLQLRADAGPDPVAGLAAALRTRELLLVLDNCEHVADAAAQVVARVLDAAPAVRILATSQLPLGRPGEVVVPVAPLDPGTDAVELFLARADAAATGRELDRGIVAEICRRLDGLPLALELAATRVRALGERDLLARLDHRFELLAGQRGGPERQRTLRAMIDWSWELLTESERTVLRRLAVPADGCDLAGAEAIAAGPDVTPAAVAGLLSRLVDRSLLAVVSSPAGPRYRPLESVAAYAGEQLRAAGELGAVRQRHRDHLLAVAIRADAGLRGPDQRHWLDVLDAESASLRAALDDAVREGAAEPALRLADALGWYWFLRGRLSEGRRSAAAALAVDGAGPAGLRARVRVWAAGFAVHLGDDPAAAAHADAVLSGFDGDEAGLAWARWFLSLGLAGVGDRSVHVRRVAAALTTFRRLGDRWGTAATLSLRADLARPLGSADAGVRSAEEAATIFRELGDRWGLLRVTDTLAGHAEIRGDYDRAAALHEEGVRIATELGLATELSARLAGRGRIALLRGDLAAADELHERARVLAARHAHRRGEQFAEVGLALSARRQGRLDDAERHLRAWLDWCLDADGDLGAALILAELGFVAELRGDADAARSLHLDGLAAARSAGDPRAVALALEGLAGVHASTGDGAGAARLLGAAAAARDGAGAPLPPAERGDVDRITATAVALVGHDRFAAEFAAGPLDPAYPPVRPAAATGPGSR; encoded by the coding sequence GTGCGTTTCGGGGTGCTCGGGCCGCTGGAGGTCACCACGGCCGACGGCGCCGTGGTGCGCGTCCCGGAGGCGAAGGTCCGGCTGCTGCTCGCGGTCCTGCTGGCGCACCGCGGCCGCACCGTCTCGGCCGACCGCCTCGTCGACGCGCTGTGGGGCGACACGCCACCGGCCCGCCCGCTCGGCGCGCTGCAGACCAAGGTGTCGCTGCTGCGGCGGGCGGTCGGCACCGAGCTGGTGACGTACCGGCCGGCCGGGTACCAGGTGCACGCCTCCACCGACGACGTCGACGCTGGCCGGTTCACCGCGCTGGTCGGGCGGGCGCGGGCGCACGACGACGCCGGCGCACGGTCGGCGCTGCTGCGCGAGGCGCTGGAGCTCTGGCGCGGTGCGGCCTTCGCCGACGTGGAGGACGCGGGCGCGCTGGCGCCGGCGATCCGGCAGCTGGAGGAGCTCCGGCTGGTGACGGTCGAGGAGTGGGCGGAGGCGCGACTGGAGGTGGCCGGCGATGGCGGCGGTCCGGCGGCGTACGGCGCGCTGGCCGGCGAGCTGGTGCGGTGGGTGGGTGCGGAGCCGCTACGGGAGCGGCTGCGGGCGGCGCACGTCCGGGCCCTCTACGGCGCCGGCCGCCAGGGCGACGCGCTGGCGAGCCTCGCCGACCTGAGGGAACGGCTGGCCGACGAGCTCGGCGTCGACCCGTCGCCGGACCTGGAGCGGCTGCACGCCGCCGTCCTCGCGCAGGACCCGGCGCTGTCCGGCGCCCAGCCACGCCGTGACGCCGAGCCCGCGGGCAATCTGCCCGCCCCGCTCACCCCGCTGGTCGGCCGGGCGACGGCGATCGACGACGCCGCCCGGCAGCTCGCCGCGTACCGGCTGGTGACGCTGACCGGACCGGGCGGGGTCGGCAAGACCCGGCTGGGCATCGAGGTCGCGGCGCGCACGTCCACCCCGCGGGACGGCGCCTGGCTGGTCGAGCTGGCCGGCCTGCGTCCGGGCGCCGACGAGCAGACGGTCGCCGAGTCGATCGCCGGAGTCCTCCAGCTCCGCGCCGACGCCGGGCCGGACCCCGTCGCCGGACTGGCCGCGGCGCTGCGCACCCGCGAACTGCTGCTGGTGCTGGACAACTGCGAGCACGTCGCCGATGCCGCCGCACAGGTCGTCGCGCGGGTGCTGGACGCCGCGCCCGCGGTCCGGATCCTCGCCACCAGCCAGCTCCCGCTCGGCCGGCCCGGCGAGGTCGTCGTGCCGGTCGCGCCGCTCGACCCCGGCACCGACGCCGTCGAGCTGTTCCTGGCCCGAGCCGACGCCGCCGCGACCGGCCGCGAGCTGGACCGCGGCATCGTCGCGGAGATCTGCCGGCGGCTGGACGGGCTGCCGCTGGCGCTGGAGCTGGCCGCCACGCGGGTCCGAGCGCTCGGCGAGCGCGATCTGCTGGCCCGGCTGGACCACCGGTTCGAGCTGCTCGCCGGGCAGCGCGGCGGGCCGGAGCGGCAGCGGACGCTGCGGGCGATGATCGACTGGAGCTGGGAGCTGCTCACCGAGTCGGAGCGGACGGTGCTGCGGCGGCTCGCGGTCCCGGCCGACGGCTGCGACCTCGCCGGTGCCGAGGCGATCGCCGCCGGTCCCGACGTCACGCCGGCCGCCGTCGCCGGGCTGCTGAGCCGGCTGGTGGACCGGTCGCTGCTCGCCGTCGTCTCGTCACCCGCCGGGCCGCGCTACCGGCCGCTGGAGTCGGTCGCCGCGTACGCGGGCGAGCAGCTCCGCGCCGCGGGCGAGCTGGGCGCCGTCAGGCAACGGCACCGCGACCATCTACTGGCCGTCGCGATCCGCGCCGACGCCGGCCTGCGCGGCCCGGACCAGCGGCACTGGCTGGACGTGCTCGACGCGGAGTCGGCGAGCCTGCGCGCCGCGCTCGACGACGCCGTCCGGGAGGGAGCCGCCGAGCCGGCGCTGCGGCTGGCCGACGCGCTGGGCTGGTACTGGTTCCTGCGCGGCCGGCTGAGCGAGGGACGGCGGTCGGCGGCGGCCGCGCTCGCCGTCGACGGCGCCGGGCCGGCCGGGCTTCGGGCACGCGTCAGGGTCTGGGCCGCCGGGTTCGCCGTCCACCTCGGCGACGATCCGGCCGCGGCGGCGCACGCCGACGCCGTCCTGTCCGGGTTCGACGGCGACGAGGCCGGGCTGGCCTGGGCGCGCTGGTTCCTCAGCCTCGGGCTGGCCGGCGTCGGCGACCGGTCCGTGCACGTCCGGCGGGTGGCGGCGGCGCTGACCACGTTCCGGCGGCTCGGCGACCGCTGGGGGACGGCGGCCACGCTCAGCCTGCGCGCGGACCTCGCCCGTCCGCTCGGATCCGCCGACGCCGGAGTGCGGTCGGCGGAGGAGGCGGCCACGATCTTCCGCGAGCTGGGCGATCGCTGGGGCCTGCTGCGCGTCACCGACACACTGGCCGGCCACGCCGAGATCCGCGGCGACTACGACCGCGCCGCCGCCCTGCACGAGGAGGGCGTGCGCATCGCGACCGAGCTGGGCCTGGCCACCGAGCTGTCGGCGCGGCTGGCCGGGCGGGGACGCATCGCGCTGCTGCGCGGCGACCTCGCGGCCGCCGACGAGCTGCACGAGCGGGCGCGGGTGCTCGCGGCCCGGCACGCGCACCGGCGGGGGGAGCAGTTCGCCGAGGTCGGGCTCGCGTTGTCGGCCCGGAGGCAGGGCCGGCTGGACGACGCAGAGCGGCACCTGCGCGCCTGGCTGGACTGGTGCCTCGACGCCGACGGCGACCTGGGCGCGGCGCTCATCCTGGCCGAGCTGGGCTTCGTCGCCGAACTGCGTGGCGACGCCGACGCGGCACGGTCGCTGCACCTGGACGGCCTCGCGGCGGCGCGGTCGGCCGGCGATCCGCGCGCCGTCGCACTGGCGCTGGAGGGCCTGGCCGGCGTCCACGCGTCGACGGGTGACGGCGCGGGTGCGGCCCGGCTGCTCGGCGCGGCGGCGGCCGCCCGCGACGGGGCCGGAGCGCCGCTCCCGCCCGCCGAACGCGGCGACGTCGACCGCATCACCGCTACGGCCGTCGCCCTCGTCGGCCACGACCGGTTCGCCGCGGAGTTCGCCGCCGGGCCGCTCGACCCCGCCTATCCGCCGGTCAGGCCAGCCGCCGCCACAGGTCCGGGTAGTCGGTGA
- a CDS encoding NAD(P)-dependent oxidoreductase, with protein MTDHHPVTVIGLGAMGREIARVLLEAGHPTTVWNRNLERAVDLVSQGATRADTVVAAVGASPLVLVCVLDYAATRELLEPIAADLAGRTVVQLTTGTPKQARELAEWAAGHGIDYVDSGMMATPPMIGRPGSTFLYSGDEAAFERYRPALDLLGTSRWFGADAGLASLYDLALLSGMYTMFAGFLHGAAMVGTAGVSAADFAESAGDWLRAMTVSLPYAATFVDSGDYTTDVQDVEFNKSALDVIVQASIDQGVAPDLVAPIHELLARQLAEGHGKEAFDRIIESIRPAVTRPA; from the coding sequence ATGACCGACCACCACCCCGTCACTGTCATCGGCCTCGGCGCGATGGGCCGCGAGATCGCCCGCGTCCTGCTCGAGGCCGGCCACCCCACGACCGTCTGGAACCGGAACCTGGAGCGCGCCGTCGACCTCGTCAGCCAGGGCGCGACCCGCGCGGACACCGTCGTCGCCGCCGTCGGAGCGAGCCCGCTGGTCCTCGTCTGCGTGCTCGACTACGCCGCGACCCGCGAACTGCTCGAGCCGATCGCCGCCGACCTGGCCGGGCGCACCGTCGTCCAGCTCACGACCGGCACCCCGAAGCAGGCGCGCGAGCTGGCCGAGTGGGCCGCCGGACACGGCATCGACTACGTCGACAGCGGCATGATGGCCACGCCGCCGATGATCGGCCGGCCGGGGTCGACGTTCCTCTACAGCGGCGACGAGGCGGCGTTCGAGCGCTACCGGCCGGCGCTGGACCTGCTCGGCACCAGCCGCTGGTTCGGCGCCGACGCCGGGCTGGCCTCGCTCTACGACCTCGCACTCCTGTCGGGCATGTACACGATGTTCGCCGGGTTCCTGCACGGCGCCGCCATGGTCGGGACGGCGGGTGTGAGCGCCGCTGACTTCGCCGAGTCGGCCGGCGACTGGCTGCGCGCGATGACGGTCTCGCTGCCGTACGCGGCGACGTTCGTCGACAGCGGCGACTACACCACCGACGTGCAGGACGTCGAGTTCAACAAGTCCGCGCTCGACGTGATCGTGCAGGCCAGCATCGACCAGGGCGTCGCGCCCGACCTCGTCGCGCCGATCCACGAGCTGCTCGCGCGGCAGCTGGCCGAGGGGCACGGGAAGGAGGCGTTCGACCGGATCATCGAGAGCATCAGGCCGGCGGTCACTCGGCCGGCGTGA
- a CDS encoding winged helix-turn-helix transcriptional regulator: MSVARTRYYCPVEVTVDVIGGRWTPVILAHLKEGVHRYGELRRRMPDLTEKMLTQRLRELERAGLVTRTVHDGLPAPVTYDLTDEGRSLAPVLEALYAWGEEHAARHGIAITPAE, from the coding sequence ATGAGCGTCGCGCGCACGCGGTACTACTGCCCGGTCGAGGTGACGGTCGACGTCATCGGCGGCCGCTGGACGCCGGTGATCCTGGCGCACCTCAAGGAGGGCGTGCACCGCTACGGCGAGCTGCGCCGGCGGATGCCCGACCTGACCGAGAAGATGCTCACCCAGCGGCTGCGCGAGCTCGAACGGGCCGGCCTGGTCACCCGGACCGTCCACGACGGCCTTCCCGCGCCGGTCACGTACGACCTCACCGACGAGGGCCGCAGCCTGGCGCCGGTGCTCGAGGCCCTCTACGCCTGGGGCGAGGAGCACGCGGCGCGCCACGGCATCGCGATCACGCCGGCCGAGTGA
- a CDS encoding globin domain-containing protein, which produces MIVEYLRYRIPEPSAAAFEAAYRRAGAVLATAPECVDYELTRCVDDPAQYILRIRWRSAEDHLGGFRNGPAFAAFFAEIKPYVDAIVEMRHYVATGVEGRGGAVPTLYEWAGGAAAFERLFTAFYQRVREDAELSELFRAMDPEHPRHVAAWLGEVFGGPAAYSTQRGGHPHMVGMHVGKGITERQRRRWVELLQDAADETGLPADPEFRAAFTGYVEWGSRMAVLLSQPDTRPDPDAPMPAWTWALPPWQPPAG; this is translated from the coding sequence GTGATCGTCGAGTACCTCCGCTACCGCATTCCCGAACCGTCCGCCGCCGCATTCGAGGCCGCCTACCGCCGCGCCGGCGCCGTCCTCGCCACCGCACCCGAGTGCGTCGACTACGAGCTGACCCGGTGCGTCGACGACCCCGCGCAGTATATCCTGCGCATCCGCTGGAGGTCGGCCGAGGACCACCTGGGCGGGTTCCGTAACGGCCCCGCGTTCGCCGCGTTCTTCGCCGAGATCAAACCGTACGTCGACGCCATCGTGGAGATGCGGCATTACGTGGCCACTGGCGTCGAGGGCCGCGGGGGCGCCGTCCCGACTCTGTACGAGTGGGCCGGCGGCGCAGCGGCGTTCGAGCGGCTGTTCACCGCGTTCTACCAGCGGGTGCGCGAGGACGCCGAGCTGAGCGAGCTGTTCCGCGCCATGGATCCGGAGCATCCGCGGCACGTGGCGGCCTGGCTCGGCGAGGTGTTCGGCGGGCCGGCGGCGTACTCGACGCAGCGCGGCGGGCACCCGCACATGGTCGGCATGCACGTCGGCAAGGGGATCACCGAGCGGCAGCGCCGGCGCTGGGTCGAGCTGCTGCAGGACGCGGCCGACGAGACCGGGCTGCCCGCCGACCCGGAGTTCCGCGCCGCGTTCACCGGCTACGTCGAGTGGGGCAGCCGGATGGCCGTCCTGTTGTCGCAGCCGGACACCCGGCCCGATCCGGACGCGCCGATGCCGGCCTGGACGTGGGCGCTGCCGCCGTGGCAGCCGCCGGCCGGCTGA
- a CDS encoding MmcQ/YjbR family DNA-binding protein, which translates to MCSWDDVSRIATALPDVNEQTGRDGLRSWRVRDKSFVWERPLRKADLAALGDAAPDGPILGAWVPDLGAKEAFLADDPEVFFTTPHFDGYPAVLVRLERIDEPELVELVVEAWLDRAPAKVAQAYLDDAR; encoded by the coding sequence ATGTGCAGCTGGGACGACGTCAGCCGCATCGCGACCGCCCTGCCGGACGTGAACGAGCAGACCGGCCGCGACGGCCTGCGCAGCTGGCGGGTGCGCGACAAGTCGTTCGTCTGGGAGCGGCCGCTGCGCAAGGCCGATCTCGCCGCGCTCGGTGACGCCGCTCCGGACGGGCCGATCCTCGGGGCGTGGGTGCCCGACCTCGGGGCCAAGGAGGCGTTCCTCGCCGACGACCCGGAGGTCTTCTTCACGACGCCGCACTTCGACGGGTATCCGGCGGTGCTGGTGCGGCTGGAGCGGATCGACGAGCCCGAGCTGGTCGAGCTGGTGGTCGAGGCCTGGCTGGACCGCGCTCCGGCGAAGGTCGCCCAGGCCTACCTCGACGACGCACGCTGA
- a CDS encoding TetR/AcrR family transcriptional regulator encodes MTNADDAAPDVFARRPQRADARRNYEKLLTAAREAFAEAGVSASLEDIARRAGVGIGTLYRHFPTRRDLFESVYVDEVETLCRAAAELADLPPWEALAGWLRRFVSYTATKKAIAEALNHESDVFASGWKAILAAAEPLLRRAQDAGEARPDASFDDVLRLVGGVTMYPFADPAQLERVLTMALDGIRVRPPA; translated from the coding sequence ATGACGAACGCGGACGACGCGGCCCCCGACGTCTTCGCGCGCCGGCCCCAGCGAGCCGACGCCCGCCGCAACTACGAGAAGCTGCTCACCGCCGCCCGCGAGGCGTTCGCCGAGGCCGGCGTCTCGGCGTCGCTGGAGGACATCGCCCGCCGGGCCGGCGTCGGCATCGGCACCCTCTACCGGCACTTCCCCACCCGGCGGGATCTGTTCGAGAGCGTCTACGTCGACGAGGTCGAGACGCTGTGCCGGGCCGCCGCCGAGCTCGCCGACCTGCCGCCGTGGGAGGCACTGGCCGGCTGGCTGCGCCGGTTCGTCAGCTACACCGCGACGAAGAAGGCCATCGCCGAGGCGCTCAACCACGAGTCCGACGTCTTCGCCAGCGGCTGGAAGGCCATCCTCGCCGCCGCCGAGCCGCTGCTGCGCCGCGCCCAGGACGCCGGCGAGGCGCGTCCCGACGCCTCCTTCGACGACGTCCTGCGGCTGGTCGGCGGCGTCACGATGTACCCGTTCGCCGATCCCGCCCAGCTGGAGCGGGTCCTGACCATGGCGCTGGACGGCATCCGGGTCCGGCCGCCGGCCTGA
- a CDS encoding LLM class F420-dependent oxidoreductase: MKIGLQIPNFTWPNGPAAMGAELAAVARTADQAGFEYVAVMDHFFQIRGVGPSENDMLEAYTALGFLAAHTERAKLLTVITGIQYREPGLLAKAVTTLDVLSGGRAMLGIGAGWNEEESRGLGFPFPPTAERFERLEEALRYLLQMWSDDEGAFDGRFTKAERLLNSPQSLSRPYPPIMIGGGGEKKTLRLVAQYADACNLFNTPELPRKLDVLRQHCADVGRDYDDITKTAYHLLDVGENGERTQQLIDELGRLAELGIEVAVGSVPTVPRLDALERIGADVIPQVEKL; encoded by the coding sequence ATGAAGATCGGTCTCCAGATTCCCAACTTCACCTGGCCGAACGGCCCCGCCGCGATGGGCGCCGAGCTGGCCGCCGTCGCCCGGACCGCCGATCAGGCCGGGTTCGAGTACGTCGCCGTCATGGACCACTTCTTCCAGATCCGCGGCGTCGGCCCGTCCGAGAACGACATGCTCGAGGCGTACACCGCCCTGGGCTTCCTGGCCGCGCACACCGAGCGGGCCAAGCTGCTTACCGTCATCACCGGCATCCAGTACCGCGAGCCGGGCCTGCTGGCCAAGGCCGTCACCACACTCGACGTGCTGTCCGGCGGCCGGGCGATGCTGGGCATCGGCGCCGGTTGGAACGAGGAGGAGTCGCGCGGCCTGGGCTTCCCGTTCCCGCCCACCGCCGAGCGGTTCGAGCGGCTCGAGGAGGCGCTGCGCTACCTGCTGCAGATGTGGTCCGACGACGAGGGCGCGTTCGACGGCCGGTTCACGAAGGCCGAGCGGCTGCTGAACTCGCCGCAGTCGCTGAGCCGGCCGTACCCGCCGATCATGATCGGCGGCGGTGGCGAGAAGAAGACGCTGCGGCTGGTCGCGCAGTACGCCGACGCCTGCAATCTGTTCAACACGCCGGAGCTGCCGCGCAAGCTCGACGTGCTGCGCCAGCACTGCGCCGACGTCGGCCGCGACTACGACGACATCACCAAGACCGCGTACCACCTGCTCGACGTCGGCGAGAACGGTGAGCGCACGCAGCAGCTGATCGACGAGCTCGGCCGGCTGGCCGAGCTGGGCATCGAGGTCGCGGTCGGGTCGGTGCCGACGGTGCCGCGGCTGGACGCGCTCGAGCGCATCGGCGCCGACGTCATCCCGCAGGTCGAGAAGCTCTGA
- a CDS encoding sialidase family protein, translating into MRLSGVVLTGTIIAAVAAAALSVPPPTAATAAAAPAAAPSHSEKIIFDGGGGEVLNGITYHSFRIPSLVRTTENTLIAFAEGRAANNQDFGNINLLYKRSTNDGATWSRLSEVVGAGQGTWGNPTAVVDRETGTIWLFMNHQPVGSSPVNSWDDRQVWLSHSTNDGVSWSDPVNMSATLKPRTLADGRSWNWDAVGPGVGIQTTVRNPGRLVIPAQHRNIYSDDNGETWQVDVMETASGAAMEQTGESTVLELADGRLYRNDRPVSSAWETSKRRRVSTGTIGGAFTPFASASCLLDPLNEASTMRYNADAPARLAFVNSASTETRTKMRIRMSENEGQTWSYSRPFSDAPLPLEGGNYREGGYSSIAKTADFHVGALIEVNENTGSSSTSHRSIAFRKVNLPWIQAGVREPTCDGGI; encoded by the coding sequence ATGAGGCTGAGCGGCGTGGTCCTGACCGGAACGATCATCGCCGCGGTCGCCGCGGCAGCCCTGTCCGTCCCACCACCGACAGCGGCGACGGCGGCCGCGGCGCCGGCCGCCGCGCCGTCGCACAGCGAGAAGATCATCTTCGACGGCGGTGGCGGCGAGGTCCTCAACGGGATCACGTACCACTCGTTCCGCATCCCGTCGCTGGTCCGCACAACCGAGAACACCCTCATCGCGTTCGCCGAGGGCCGGGCCGCGAACAACCAGGACTTCGGCAACATCAACCTGCTCTACAAGCGCTCCACCAACGACGGCGCCACGTGGTCGCGGCTGTCCGAGGTCGTCGGCGCCGGCCAGGGCACGTGGGGCAACCCGACCGCCGTCGTCGACCGCGAGACCGGGACGATCTGGCTGTTCATGAACCACCAGCCGGTCGGGTCGAGCCCGGTCAACTCGTGGGACGACCGGCAGGTCTGGCTCTCGCACAGCACGAACGACGGCGTCAGCTGGTCCGACCCGGTGAACATGTCGGCGACGCTGAAGCCGCGGACGCTGGCCGACGGGCGCAGCTGGAACTGGGACGCCGTCGGGCCTGGGGTCGGCATCCAGACCACGGTGCGCAACCCCGGCCGGCTGGTCATCCCGGCCCAGCACCGCAACATCTACAGCGACGACAACGGCGAGACCTGGCAGGTCGACGTCATGGAGACGGCGTCGGGCGCGGCGATGGAACAGACCGGCGAATCGACCGTCCTCGAACTGGCCGACGGCCGGCTGTACCGCAACGACCGCCCGGTCTCCAGCGCCTGGGAGACCTCGAAGCGTCGCCGGGTCTCGACCGGGACGATCGGCGGCGCGTTCACCCCGTTCGCGTCGGCGAGCTGCCTGCTCGACCCGCTCAACGAGGCGTCGACGATGCGCTACAACGCCGACGCCCCGGCCCGGCTGGCGTTCGTGAACTCGGCCAGCACCGAGACCCGCACCAAAATGCGGATCCGGATGAGCGAGAACGAGGGCCAGACCTGGAGCTACAGCCGGCCGTTCTCCGACGCACCACTACCCCTGGAGGGCGGGAACTACCGCGAGGGTGGCTACTCGAGCATCGCGAAGACCGCCGACTTCCACGTCGGTGCGCTGATCGAGGTCAACGAGAACACCGGGAGCAGCTCCACGTCGCACCGGTCGATCGCGTTCCGCAAGGTCAACCTGCCGTGGATCCAGGCCGGCGTGCGCGAGCCGACCTGCGACGGCGGCATCTGA
- a CDS encoding SDR family oxidoreductase, whose protein sequence is MTRLTGKTALVTGASRGIGRAIALRLGRDGATVAVHYGEREDAAKETVADIERDGGGAFAVRAKLGPDDAVGALFDELAAGLGERPLDILVNNAAYGDLEALFEGTIEAVTAQQIDAVFAVNVKAPLLIVQRALRLMPDGGRIVSVSSVATRAALPHQVAYAMSKGAIEVMTRTLAQQLGARGITVNAVAPGATDSNINAAFHDPAVRDYLSGLTALRRIGRPEEIADAVAFLVSDDARWITANIVDASGGAFLGPIQ, encoded by the coding sequence ATGACACGACTCACGGGAAAGACGGCGCTGGTCACCGGCGCCTCGCGGGGCATCGGGCGGGCGATCGCGCTGCGACTGGGCCGGGACGGCGCGACCGTCGCGGTCCACTACGGCGAGCGGGAGGACGCCGCGAAGGAGACCGTCGCGGACATCGAGCGCGACGGCGGCGGCGCGTTCGCCGTCCGGGCGAAGCTGGGCCCCGACGACGCGGTCGGCGCGCTGTTCGACGAGCTCGCCGCGGGCCTCGGGGAACGGCCGCTGGACATCCTGGTGAACAACGCCGCCTACGGCGACCTCGAGGCGCTGTTCGAGGGCACCATCGAGGCTGTGACGGCGCAGCAGATCGACGCGGTGTTCGCCGTCAACGTCAAGGCGCCGCTGCTGATCGTCCAGCGAGCACTGCGGCTGATGCCGGACGGCGGCCGGATCGTCAGCGTCTCGTCGGTCGCCACCCGGGCCGCGCTGCCGCACCAGGTCGCGTACGCCATGAGCAAGGGCGCCATCGAGGTGATGACCCGGACGCTGGCCCAGCAGCTCGGCGCCCGCGGCATCACCGTCAACGCCGTCGCGCCGGGCGCCACCGACTCGAACATCAACGCCGCGTTCCACGATCCGGCGGTCCGCGACTACCTCAGCGGGCTGACGGCGCTGCGTCGCATCGGGCGGCCGGAGGAGATCGCCGACGCCGTCGCGTTCCTCGTCTCCGACGACGCGCGCTGGATCACCGCGAACATCGTCGACGCCAGTGGCGGTGCCTTCCTCGGGCCTATCCAATAA